The Metabacillus schmidteae nucleotide sequence TAAAACCTTTACGAAACTGTCCTTCCTCGATCCCTTGTTCGAATAATGATTTGATGTAATATTTTTCTTTTGTTAAATAAGTCGTCATTACTTCACGGATGAGAACGGAGTCTACCGTTACTTCCCGATAGACCAACCTTGAAAGCTGGCGATTTTCATGCTGATAGTAGAGCAAATCAAGTATTATTTTACTTAACACTGTATGTGCATGGCCAAACTTAATTTGGGTGTAGTTTTCCTCAATTACTTTTATGTATCCTTCATAATAATGGGATACTAAGTATTCAAGCAATCCACCCTTCCCTTTAAAATAATAAGAAATATGAGCAACATTTACATTTGCTCTTGAAGCAATCTCTCTAACAGAAGTTCCCGTAAATCCTTTCGAGTTAAAAAGGTAAATTGCTGCATTTACTATTTTTTGTTTTGTATCACGTGTATTTTCTTTAATCAATTTTCACACCCCCTATACCTTATGTTACAAATTCAATCTGTAGGGGGGCTACTCCTTCATGTTTTTCTCGACAAAGTTCTAGCTATACTTAAAAAATGATCAAAAGGTGGGTAATAAAGATGTTTCATGTCGAAAAATACCAAGGTAATAAATCAGAGCAATATCATTTAGTTATAAAACAACTTAAAGCATTAGCAGAAGGCGAAGAAGATAAAATTGCAAACCTATCAAATGCCTCCGCTCTATTAAATCAATTTTTAGAAGATATCAACTGGGTCGGCTTCTATCTATTGAAAGAAGCTCAGCTTGTGTTAGGACCTTTCCAAGGACTTCCTGCTTGTGTAAGAATTCCGTTAGGAAGAGGTGTGTGCGGAACTGCTGCTGCAAAAAAAGAAACGTTAAGAATCGCTGACGTTCACCAATTTCCGGGACATATTGCATGTGATGCAGCTTCAAACTCAGAAATTGTTGTTCCCCTCATTTCAGAAGGCAACGTTATTGGAGTCCTGGATATCGATAGTCCTTTAAAAAATCGTTTCAATGAAGAAGATCAAGTTTTTTTAGAAGAGTTTGTTGATACGTTAATGGAGTATTTATAAATAATAAATAGGTGAGCTTATTTGCTCACCTGCACTATCACTTGATTTTTCCCTAAATTCTTTGCTGTGTATAACGCCTTATCTGCCCGGCTGAACAATTGGTCATAATTCCTCTCATGCTCTGCCTTCCAATGTGATACACCACAAGAGATTGTAATATTCGGTGAAGTGTGTTCTTTTACTCTTTTCACAATTCTTTCAGCAATTTGAGTCCCTACATCAAGTTCTACATGTGGTAAATAGATGGCTAATTCCTCTCCACCCCATCTTGCTCCAATATCATGGTCCCTAATATTATTTTTGATAATATTTGCTACCTGAACGAGAACTGTATCACCGACCTGGTGTCCATAAGTGTCGTTTACCGCTTTAAAGTTATCGATATCAATTAATACAAATGTACCTTGTCGATCCATTTTCATTGAATGTTCAATACAGGATTTCATATAATTGCGTGAATATAATTGTGTTAATTGATCAGTTTTCACCAGTGTCTCAAGCTCTTCTCTTAATAAAGAATTAGATAATGCCAGTGTAGAGTGGTGAATCAGTGATTGTAGTAATTTAAACATATCAAAAGAGAAATGGTATGGATTTTTATGAAGAACAAGAGCACAACCTTTTAAAACATCACTCTGAACCATTGGAACAGCCATAACGGATGAATATGGTAAATTAGGCAGATACGCAGTAATATCACCTAAAAACAATCCTTCCAAATCTTTTTCAAGCTTTTCCTGAATATAGTTAATATAGATCTTTACTTCTTCTGATTCAAAGTAACTTGTGCTTCCCGGGAAAATATGAATATCATTATTCTGGTTTTTATAAAAGAAGCCAACCTCATCGGCTTCAAAAGACTCTAATATTCGCATTGACATATAATTCATTGTATCAATCAATCTGAGATTTTTATTTAATCTATGGGAGGTCTCATTGATTAATTGCAAATCTTTAATTAATCTTTTTGATTGATCATAAAGTTGTGCATTTTCCATTGCTGTCCCTGCAGCATTGGTTAACATCGTGATAAAATGACGATCTTGATTA carries:
- a CDS encoding GAF domain-containing protein, which translates into the protein MFHVEKYQGNKSEQYHLVIKQLKALAEGEEDKIANLSNASALLNQFLEDINWVGFYLLKEAQLVLGPFQGLPACVRIPLGRGVCGTAAAKKETLRIADVHQFPGHIACDAASNSEIVVPLISEGNVIGVLDIDSPLKNRFNEEDQVFLEEFVDTLMEYL
- a CDS encoding sensor domain-containing diguanylate cyclase; translated protein: MNDQVQVEAIKSAFFDFINRCEDNCSVTDFNNELVEVLKRELAFCHVTFYSLSPQVNSFPFQLNVHALKSGQAFWNQKDVLLPIYSHEDVCGVIELKEFNGANLTVNLHEVAKACSDFYTYCIHILQLKEKEQKYEKLYFLTEKFHSLMNKDDVLAALIESLQNMYQEFTFNLFLSHDNENKHRLPIKNLGFDDQDDDEIAMEVFVTGRTQSITLDQTKGDALYSPLKGKQGVYGVLQVVIHYPMKLINQDRHFITMLTNAAGTAMENAQLYDQSKRLIKDLQLINETSHRLNKNLRLIDTMNYMSMRILESFEADEVGFFYKNQNNDIHIFPGSTSYFESEEVKIYINYIQEKLEKDLEGLFLGDITAYLPNLPYSSVMAVPMVQSDVLKGCALVLHKNPYHFSFDMFKLLQSLIHHSTLALSNSLLREELETLVKTDQLTQLYSRNYMKSCIEHSMKMDRQGTFVLIDIDNFKAVNDTYGHQVGDTVLVQVANIIKNNIRDHDIGARWGGEELAIYLPHVELDVGTQIAERIVKRVKEHTSPNITISCGVSHWKAEHERNYDQLFSRADKALYTAKNLGKNQVIVQVSK
- the refZ gene encoding forespore capture DNA-binding protein RefZ — translated: MIKENTRDTKQKIVNAAIYLFNSKGFTGTSVREIASRANVNVAHISYYFKGKGGLLEYLVSHYYEGYIKVIEENYTQIKFGHAHTVLSKIILDLLYYQHENRQLSRLVYREVTVDSVLIREVMTTYLTKEKYYIKSLFEQGIEEGQFRKGFIPHMIIQLRSLLHMPYLQPQYMSEVLHIQPHEAYFVHQYYKELKSWFNSLLTEQTANENRLVAIR